The following proteins are co-located in the Longimicrobium sp. genome:
- a CDS encoding DUF433 domain-containing protein, with protein MAKSGRYFRIPCALAEEVAREARTRGQPFAAAASEMLEEAVRVRRVPGIVFADGPTGRRATLTGTGPDVWEVIATWKAAGESLSALAEEYPWLAESQLRVALRYYETYPREIDMRLGREEYWTPERVRNEFPFLTPSVYASQRQSRDMPPDEC; from the coding sequence ATGGCGAAGAGCGGGCGATATTTTCGAATTCCCTGCGCCCTGGCAGAGGAGGTCGCGCGAGAGGCTCGTACACGCGGCCAGCCGTTCGCCGCCGCCGCGTCCGAGATGCTGGAGGAGGCGGTCAGGGTGCGTCGCGTGCCGGGGATCGTGTTCGCCGATGGACCGACGGGCCGGCGGGCGACGCTCACGGGGACGGGGCCGGACGTGTGGGAGGTGATCGCGACGTGGAAGGCCGCGGGAGAGAGTCTGTCGGCGCTCGCGGAGGAATATCCCTGGCTCGCGGAGTCGCAACTACGCGTCGCGCTCCGGTACTACGAGACGTATCCAAGGGAGATCGACATGCGCCTGGGCCGTGAGGAGTACTGGACTCCGGAGCGCGTCCGCAACGAGTTCCCCTTCCTCACGCCATCAGTCTACGCGAGCCAGCGCCAGAGCCGCGATATGCCTCCCGACGAGTGCTGA